The sequence CTTAATTAGCAGAGGGAAATGTTTTAATTGTAAGGAGAAAATCTCTATCCAATATCCAATTATTGAGATAGTAGCTGCAGTGACAGCAGTTATTGTATTCAAGTTTTTCAATAATATCTTAGATTTTATTATCTTGTATAATTTGCTGTTGGTACTTTTGGCAATCACTGTTGTAGACTTAGAAGAAATGATCATACCAGATCAATTTATCATTTACCTTATCATCTGCTCTGTGCCATATATTGTTGTAAATAATAACTACATAAATATACTGGTAGCCTTAGGTCTAGGTATAGCATTTTACCTCATAGCTGTACTGTCTAAAGGAGGTATGGGTGGAGGAGATGTAAAACTAGCTTTTGTCATGGGATTATACCTAGGCATAGGACCTGGGATACTAGCTGTGTTTTTGTCTTTCGTCCTTGGGGGTTTAATTGGGATAGTTCTTTTGTTAACTGGAGCAAGCAGAAAAAAAGCCATACCCTTTGCACCATATATGGTGATGGGTACAGTTGTGGCATTGTTCTGGGGAGAGAAAATTATTGATTTATATTTAAAATGGGCAAGGTTAATTTAAAAGTGACAATTTTATAATTATTGCAGGAATTTAACTCTATTAGGTCGAAAGTACTAATAAAGGGTTTTATTTGCTAGAGGCAAAAAAACATATAAAAAAGAGGAGGAAATAAAAATGTTTAAATTCTTTGGTAAGAAATTAAATGAACAAAAAGGCTTTACACTAATCGAACTTATCGTAGTAATCGCAATCATTGGTATCTTGGCAGCAATCGCAATCCCTAGGTTAGGTGCCTTTACAAGCAGAGCAGAAGATGCAGCAGAAAAGGCTGATATCAGAATTATTGAAAGTGCAGCTCAGATGTATTATGCAGAGGTTGGTAGTTTTCCAGCGGATATTAGTGCTTTGACAGAATACTTAGATGAAGAAATTCTTGATAAATATGAAGGTACTACATTTGATACTGATAACGGTAAAATCTCTGAATTAAAAGTTGACGAAGACTAAGTACTCTTCAACAATCAACCATCACCACCCTGTCCCACAGACAGGGTATGTGAGAAAGCTTCAAAATAAATATTTTGGAGCTTTCTCACATATAGAGGAGAATAAAATATAATACTACCTGAGGATGTTTATGCATAATTTATTTCAGGAGGAGTTTTCTAAAGTTACTAATAATAAATCCTCTAAATTCCATGGACTGAAAGGAAGTGGAGGGATGTTGAAATTTTTGGACAACAAGGGATCTAGTTTAACCCTTGTACTAATAGTTTTGATGATTATGGCAGTGTTGGGTAGCACTGCGCTATTTGCCATGAGCTCAGAGGGTAAACAAGCAGCAAGGCATGACCACAAGGTACAGGCTTATTATCTTGCAAGAACTGGGGCTGAAGCAGTTTCAGAGTATATCATTCAAAACCCAAACAATATTTCAGACATAGATATGTTAATTAGCTCTATACCATCTGACATGACAAATCCCTTGGGAAATAACGGCAGTATTGCTATAGAGGCAGTTAGGGATGACAACAAAGTTATAATAACCTCTACGGGAATTTTTAAAGGTGTAGAAGATGTTGTGGTACTGGAGTTAACACTTCCAGGTTTTTCATTACTCGACTATGCCATATTTACTTTGTCCTACCAACCAGATAAAATGGATCTAAAGAATAATATTTCTATAGTTGGTCCCATAGGTAGCAACTCAACCATTGCAACAAAAAACAAAACTGACGCTCCCGATATAACTGAAAATGCAAATATACCCATGTCTGAGCTACCCCAATTTGATGCTAGCTTATTTCCAGCCATAACTTCTCTACAGAATAACTACAACACTAGTTCTGGAGACTTATACGTTAGGGTACATGGAGAGAAGACTAACAGAACTATCACCGTGGAAGGCAATAATATACTACATTTACTAGTCCAAGGTGAGTTGGAGTTACACGGTAATGGAGAAATTAAAACAGAGGGCAACAGTAAAATAATTATTTATGTTATGGATGGCTCTGAAGTTACCATATCAGGTGGCTCGAGAATTAATGCATTTGTATATGCACCTTATTCTGTAGTGACATGGAATGGTGGTGGCAGTGCCACAGAACCAATGCTCGGGGGATTCATAGCCCAAGAGTTCAACGGTCCCAGTAGCAATGGTCAGGTTATAGAGCATGATGTAAACCTTCTGCTTCAAGGGGCTTTTACAAACATAGATGAATTGGTCACTGGTACTGGTTCATCAAGCTTTGAAAGGCATTGGAGTAAATAGATTTCACTATGTAAGAAAAGGTGATGAGATGCATCGAATAGTTAATAACAACAAAGGCTTTACCCTTATAGAAGTAATAATATCTATCCTGATAATATCTATAATAGTTCTGGCTTTTCTATCTATTTTTAGCAACAGTGTTATAAATGTATTTTCCATGGGCAATAAAAATACCGCCATGGTGCTGGCCTCGGATATCATGGAGATACTTTATGGTTCTCAACCCTTTGAAAATATTGGTCAATTAAATGAATTTTTAGATAGCTTAGAGGGGAATTTCAGCTATTCAGTTCAACAATCAACACTTCTCGGTGAAATAGATGGGTTCAATGTTACTATAGTAGCATATTACAAAAATGGTGATCGATCTGTGGAATTGAAGTCATTTATAAGGGGGGAAGACTGATGCTAAACTTCCTTAGAAATGACAGGGGGATAACCCTAATAGAGGTCATAATATCCATGGTGATAATGAGTATAGTTATGGCACTGGCTTTTTCCCTATACTTTTTTGGTTTGAGGAGCTTTAGTACTAGTACATCTCAAGCTGATATTCAGCAGGAAGTACGTTTAGTTGATGAAATAATAAAAAAACAGTTGAGAAATGCATTGGAGTTAACCATAGATAGTGGCTCTGACTACCATGAGTTGAAGCTTGTGAACAACAAATTTTACTACAATAACAACCAATCTGTTTCTCTTAAATGGGTGCAGAACATAATTGTAAACTCTAACACAAATGGAAATATATTAATTTATGAAATAATCACAAAAGAAAATAGATTTAACATGAAAAACCAACTGTTATTAAATAACTTCACACTAGACAATCCACTAAGTATACAACTTACTAATCAGGTCCTTTACTATGAAACAACAGACTAAACAGACTATTGCTTTTAAAGCAATGGTCTGTCGTATTCTATACGAGATAAATACTCTCGAATTTTTATTAAACCACTATCTATATCCTATAAAATAAGATAATATGGGATTAATAATACGTGGACAAGCTACTTTTGGGGTGGAGGTATAATAAATGATAAAAATACTTAATGAAGAAAAAGGATCAGGGTTGATATTAATACTCATTGTAATGATGTTAATGACAGTATTAGGCACAACAGCCCTTTATTCCATGGGAACAGAAGGAAAACAAGCAACACTTCACAACTATAAAACTCAAGCATACTACTTGGCAAGGTCTGGAGTAGAAATAGGGCAGCAGTGGTTAAAGAACAAAGAGTTCAATATAGCAGGGGTGGTGTACCTAAGTGGAGATCTAGGAGGGAATTTTGTAGAGGCAAGTGACAGTTCAAAGGCAGTAAATATTACAATAACAGAAAGTGGAAATATATATACCATTAAAGCCACTGGGCAACACAATGGCCAAAAAGAAGTGGTGAGCTTAGAAATCAAAAATACAAGTGAATCAAGTTTTCCAACGGGTAATAATGCACTCTATGTATCTAATAGCATTACATTCTCAGGAAGTACAAGGATTTTAGGTTCTGTTGCAACTGATTTTAACTCACCAACTCAAATAGCTTTTAACAGTAGTGGTGGGCAATATATTTCAGGAGACGTATATATATATTGAATCCATCCATTAGTAAAAGTCAAATAAATTATGGATTTAAGATACATGGACAGGTCAAGACTTCAGATGAGCCACTAACATTTTCTATGCCAAATTTTCCTGTTTTCCCTAACCTTCCAATTCACCCCAATATGGTAGAAGGAACTCACAATGTTATTGCAGAAGGTAACCTAAATATAACAAACTATCAAGTTGCAAACTTTACCCTACATCTAAATAGTGACTATAAATTTAACCAAATTAACATGAACAGTGGTAGAACACTTAATATCAATATAGGTAATCAAGATCGCGTAATAGTGGTAGAACAGTTAAATATTGAAAATGGTTTTATAAATATTCTGGGTACAGGAAAACTGACTATTTATGTAAATAATAATATAACCTTTAACAATGGTAGAATTAACAGTGAGGATAAAACCCAAAACTTGACCATTTATTTAAAGGGTTCAGGTAATCCATCTCATCCAAAGGTAGTAAACATAAGTGGTAGCCAAAAAATATATGCTTCACTGTACGCAGAGGATGCAGATGTTCAATTATTCAATTCAGGGGGTTTTCAAGGAAATATTATAACAGGTGGAAAAAACGTAAATCTTAGTGGATCTGCCACCGCCAATGTAAGGGCAATCTATGCCCCAAACGCCAAGGTGAGTGTAGATGCAGGGGCAAATGTTAAAGGAGTTGTTATTTCTAATGAGTTTTCCATGAGTGGTAACACTACCTTAGAATATACTGATGTAAAGGGAGATCCGTTTTTGGAATCACTTTTCGGCGGAAATGTATCATACAAACCAATATGGAAATAATCAAAAACTGTAGCCATTAAAGCTACAGTTTTTTTATACCACGAACTTTATCACACAATTATTGTATCGCCCTTTAGTGTAAGTTAGTGGCCAAATGTTTTTTTCTGTAAGATTCTCTGCCTATTGTTTAAGTGTCAAAAAATTAACAAAAAATTCATACCCAAAACACCTAAAATAAGCTAATATTAAAGTAATAAATAAAAAGGGGGTATAACACTTGAAAAAAGCCATAGCACTTATTCTATTAACTATTATTACACTAACGCTTAGCCCAAGTATGGCCTCGGCTGACGAGAAGATCAAGGCAACATATACATCAAACTTCGGGCAAGGGATACAAAGGGAAAACTGGAACAGGGTTGAAGTGGAAATAGAAAATCAAGGGGATCAAGATTTTACAGGGCAAGTGGAAGTTGATGCTGGAGGTAAATACATACAAGAAATATTTATAGAAAGAGGAAAGAAAATCACAGTGGAGTTTTACATACCTCCCATGGGTGTGGAAAATATAAATCAGGTGGATGTATATGTGAAAAATAAGAACAACAAGGCGGTATCTTCACACCGATTTAGTGTAAGCTATTACCGTGGTTCGGGCACAAGCCATTACATAGGAGTGGTATCAAAAAATCCAGACAGATTCAAAAGAATACAAAATTTTATCGACCTAGAGACAGTGCCAATGAAAGAGGAACACTTTAATAATCACCTTTTTATGGAGAACCTAGGTACTATTATTATAGATGAGTTAGACAATCTTACCCTTTCAGCACAGCAAAAGGAAAACCTAGAGCTATGGCTAAAAAGGGGAGGAAATTTAGTAATTGGTGGTGGACGCACAACCGTTGAGAACACCAGTATAATAAACCCGGATATCATGCCATATAGGGTGAGCAATAACTTAGAAAAAGAGCTAAATATACCATTTTTTGAAGGAAAATCAAATGTGTTATTTACAAGTGGTGAGGTTTTAGGTGATATAGCCTTAGGCACAGAAGAACTTCCACTAATAATCACAAAAGATACTAATCAAGGGAGAGTAGTTTTTTCCACTATAAACTTTGCTGATAGTTTTTTTGATAATGTAAATGACTTTGAAAAATATCTAGAAGCAATAATCCTTAGTAACCCACCTAGATACCAAGGCACTGAATATAGGGTGGGAGAGGCTAATAGATTATTAACCTTAATGAGTGTTGACTTAGGTGGGCTGAATTTCTTATCACCTGGTTTTCTATTTTTTGGTCTAATTGCTTATATTCTCTTAGTGGGGCCATTCAATTTTGCCATGCTTAAAAAATATAACAAGATGGACTATGGTTGGATTACAATCCCTGCCTTATCCGTTGTATTTACAATAATACTATTCCTTGTGGGTAGCACGGGGAGAAGCAAAGATATGGCTAACACTCAACTAAATGTTATTGAATACTTTAACAACGGCACAGCCTATGTGGAAAGCTACAATAACTTCTTTATGCCAAACGGTAGAACTAAAAAAATGCAGGCTAACTTCCTAAGTGTAGCACCAACAACCAATGGGTTAACTTTGATAAACAACACAACCCTTGAGACATCTCAAGCTAGAATATGGTCTAATCAAAGGGCAGTTATAAGTACCACTAAGAACATGTCTGGGCCTATTGTAAAACTTGAACTTCTTGAAAAGGAGACCGCAGCAAGCATCACTAATAACTATGATTACGAGATATTTGACGGTTATCTAGTGGTAGGAGATAGATGGTACAGAGTTGGTGAGATAAGTCCCGGTGAAACAAAAAAGCTTTCTTTAAAAGCAAACTCAGTACATGTGGACTACCAAAGCCTGTTCCAAAGGCTAGGAGTAACCTCCCATATGTACTCACAGGTTATTGAGTCTATGGCCTTAAGTTCAGGGAACTACACCTTTATAGCATTTGATGATAAATATACACCTATAGAGTTCCAAGGGTCGCCCATAACAAAGCTAATGAACTTTAGTATAGTACATCAAAACAATATGGAAATAGACATAAAAGAAACAACAGCAGTTTCAAACATATCAGCAGTTGTTTCTAAGGTTGACTTTCAGCACTATGATAACTGGAGAACCCATCAGTACTATATAAGTGGTGCTGGGGAAATGGAAATGGTTTTTGAGCTCCCTAAGGGTGTGGATTACCAAGGTTTTACTGGTCGAGTTAACATAAACGGCTTTAGGGCCTATGGAAATGTGGAATATCAGGTACTTAATCAAGAAACTTCACAGTGGGAAAAGCACCAAGTTGGCGGTATGGGTGGAAGTTTTGATCTTCCAAAATTAGAAAACTACGTCAGGAACAATATTTTGTCCATAAAACTAGTAATTAGTGATGAAAATAGCAATGTTGACCTTGAACTATCAGGAATAAAATTCTCTGTGATTGGAGGTGCTACTAATGATTAAGGTAAAAAACTTAGTGAAAAAATACGGCAACTTCACAGCAGTGAATGATATAAGCTTTGAGGTAAACAAAGGTAGCATCTTTGGACTTATAGGTCCAAATGGAGCTGGTAAAACAACTACCATGAGGATAATGTCTACACTTTTGACTAAAACAGATGGAGATATAGAGATAGGTGGTCAGTCTCTTTTCTCAGATATAAAAAGATCTAGAAGGATGCTTGGTTACATGCCCGATTTTTTTGGAGTTTATGATGATTTGAAGGTTTATGAATACCTAGAATTCTACGGTGAAGCGTCGGGATGCACTTTAGCAGATGTAAGAAAGATGAGCCCAGACTTGCTAGAGTTAGTAGGCCTAAATCACAAAAGAGACGATTATGTGAATAACCTGTCTAGGGGTATGAAACAAAGGCTATGTTTGGCCCGTACCCTTATTCATCAACCAGATGTTCTGATTCTAGATGAACCTGCATCAGGGTTAGATCCAAGGGCCAGGGTGGAATTAAGAAATATACTTAGGGAACTCCGAAAAATGGGCAAAACTGTGATTATTAGCTCCCATATTTTACTGGAGCTTTCGGAGCTTTGTACTGATATAGGTATAATTGTTAATGGGCAGATGCCCATATGGGGTCCCATAGATCAGGTTCTCTCTAGGGTTCAAGGAGATGTTCTTTTAGATATCAAAGTCTTAGAAAATATTGATGAAGCAAAGGTTTGGCTACTGGAGCAGAGTTCAATAAGGGATGTTAATATAAACAACTTAGGAAGTTTTGAAGTTTTATTCTCGGGGTCTGATCATGAGATTGGTCAGCTTTTAAGGGAAATGTCCAACAGGTTTTTAGTGACAGGATTCAACCCTAAAAAGCAGAACCTAGAAGAAATATTTATGCAATTGACGGAGGTGGAAAAATATGAAGGTTAATCCTCTGTTGACAAATGAACTGAGACTTAGGATGCGTAATTGGCGTACTTTTGGTATGGTATCTGTTTATCTTTTAGTACTAGGGGGAATAGGGATACTATTTTTCTCCACATCCCTTTGGGAAATCCGTAGCGGGTATGCAGACTTAGCAAAAGTAGGAAGATTTTTATTTATATTCCTAAGTGTCATACAGTTTTTGATGATATTTTTCTTAGTACCAGGGTTTACTGCAAACTCCATATCCAGCGAAAAGGAAAAGCAGACCTTCGATCTTCTGGTGTGTACTCAACTATCCCCACTTAGTATTGTGGGGGGGAAGCTATTTGCAGCCCTAAGCACTGTGGTTCTAGTAATATTTGCATCACTACCCGTATATGGTTTTGTTTTTTTACTGGGTGGGGTTTCCTTGGGAGAAGTTATTAAACTAGTTGTTATATACATCTATGCTGCATTTGTTTACGGTAGTTACTATATCTTTTTATCAACCAAGTTCAAAAAGAGTCAGTCAGCAGTAATTTTTAGCTATGGTGTAGCATTAGTATTATTAGGACTAACCCTTATCATGACGGCTATAATAGTAGCAATATTTCAAAGTCAAGGGAAAGATGGCCCATTTCCATTTTTACTGGTGTTAAACCCCGGTATCATTGCAGAGTGGATTTATCCAGAAATTGAGGAACCCCTTAGATTCTTTAGCTTTGGATTGTATCCCTTTGTAGGATTTTTTAGCTGGTTGAAGTTTTGGCATATGGGAGTGGTAACCAATTTAACCCTAAGTGTGCTATCACTGTACGGAGCTACAGTAGCGGTAAATCCACTAAAGAAAGGTAAAAGGAGCGGATAATTATGAAATGGCCCCAAGAACTAGATAGATTACTGCCATTAGTTCGAAAATATATCCTGAAGTACTGCCTTTTATCTCTAATAAAAGCTATAACTATTTTGGCCATGGTCAATATACCATTACAAATCCTAGGAGGGGTTATGCAAGATAACCCTTCCTATGGGTTTATTTTTATAACCCTTAATCTATTAACACTACTTGTAACTCTAATATACTTTTACCTACACAGGCCTAGGGTAGAAGAAATAGCTTTGGTTTTAGATAAACAACTGGAAACTAAGGAGAGGATTATAACTTTCTTGGAGTATGAAAAGGAAAGTGAATCTAAAAGGGGAGTAACTGCCATGCGTGGTGAAGTGAAATCCTTTATATCTAAAGTAAACCTTAGCTTTGATTGGGATAAGAAAAAATTTAAAAGTAATATATTAACTGCTACAATTATGATATTAATTTTAATTGCCAGTATATTGGTGGCACCACAGATTTCCCAAAGCATTGAAAGAGAGTCGGGTCTGAAAGAAAAACAACAGGAAGTCGTTGCGGAAATAGACGAGGTCTTAGAAGGGTTACTTGAGATAGACCAAGAGAAATACGACCAGCTTATAGAAGAACTAGAGGCCCTTAAAGATATAGCTCAAAATGCTAAAGAAAGTGAAGAACTAGAAATAATCCTAAAGGAGTTAGAGGAACTTCTATTAAAGGAACTAGAAGATCAACAGGAGATGTTAAAAGATATATCTGAGCTTCGAGATTTACTTGGCACATCAACTGACTTGGAAAATGAACTGAAAGATAACCCACTATTAAAGGAAGAACTGCTAGAAAGAATTGAGAATCTTCAAGACCATAACCTAAGTACTAACCAAAGGGAAAGACTACAGGAATTATCAGACGCCATAAATACAAATCCTACAACAGAGAACTTAGCACAGCTAGGAGAATTATTAGAAGAACTACAAGAAAGCAATGGTACTGCCCCCCTTGAGGAAATGCTAGGGGAAGGAGCCAATGGACCAGGTAGTGAAGTTGAGCCAGGACCAGGAGAATCGCCGGGTGAAGGATCAGATGGCCCTAGTGGTGAAGGTGAAGGCTCTCAAGGTGGAGAAGGCGGTGCCTCAGAGGGAGAAGGCGGTGAAGGTGAGGGGCAAGGCAGTGGTTCAAGTCCCACAGGTGGTGACACATCAACTCCAGAGGATTATGTATATATACCCAGTGATAAGGAGTTAGTTTTAGATGGTGATGAGGGAGAATATACTTTGCGTGATATTATGCGAATGAACCCAAACATTATAAATAGCCCCTATAAGGATATATACAAAGGTTATCACAAAGAGGCCATCACATCTGTGACAGGATTAGACATACCTAAACCCTTAGAGGACTATGTTAGAAAATATTTTCAATCCATCGCACCTTAAGGAGGAAAAAGATATGGAAGTTTTAG comes from Alkalicella caledoniensis and encodes:
- a CDS encoding prepilin peptidase, translated to MDLAIIAVFGLCLGSFLNVCIFRIPKKQSIVSPPSSCMGCGKKIPPLYLVPVVGYLISRGKCFNCKEKISIQYPIIEIVAAVTAVIVFKFFNNILDFIILYNLLLVLLAITVVDLEEMIIPDQFIIYLIICSVPYIVVNNNYINILVALGLGIAFYLIAVLSKGGMGGGDVKLAFVMGLYLGIGPGILAVFLSFVLGGLIGIVLLLTGASRKKAIPFAPYMVMGTVVALFWGEKIIDLYLKWARLI
- a CDS encoding competence type IV pilus major pilin ComGC, encoding MFKFFGKKLNEQKGFTLIELIVVIAIIGILAAIAIPRLGAFTSRAEDAAEKADIRIIESAAQMYYAEVGSFPADISALTEYLDEEILDKYEGTTFDTDNGKISELKVDED
- a CDS encoding DUF7305 domain-containing protein, with amino-acid sequence MLKFLDNKGSSLTLVLIVLMIMAVLGSTALFAMSSEGKQAARHDHKVQAYYLARTGAEAVSEYIIQNPNNISDIDMLISSIPSDMTNPLGNNGSIAIEAVRDDNKVIITSTGIFKGVEDVVVLELTLPGFSLLDYAIFTLSYQPDKMDLKNNISIVGPIGSNSTIATKNKTDAPDITENANIPMSELPQFDASLFPAITSLQNNYNTSSGDLYVRVHGEKTNRTITVEGNNILHLLVQGELELHGNGEIKTEGNSKIIIYVMDGSEVTISGGSRINAFVYAPYSVVTWNGGGSATEPMLGGFIAQEFNGPSSNGQVIEHDVNLLLQGAFTNIDELVTGTGSSSFERHWSK
- a CDS encoding prepilin-type N-terminal cleavage/methylation domain-containing protein produces the protein MKGIGVNRFHYVRKGDEMHRIVNNNKGFTLIEVIISILIISIIVLAFLSIFSNSVINVFSMGNKNTAMVLASDIMEILYGSQPFENIGQLNEFLDSLEGNFSYSVQQSTLLGEIDGFNVTIVAYYKNGDRSVELKSFIRGED
- a CDS encoding PilW family protein, with protein sequence MLNFLRNDRGITLIEVIISMVIMSIVMALAFSLYFFGLRSFSTSTSQADIQQEVRLVDEIIKKQLRNALELTIDSGSDYHELKLVNNKFYYNNNQSVSLKWVQNIIVNSNTNGNILIYEIITKENRFNMKNQLLLNNFTLDNPLSIQLTNQVLYYETTD
- a CDS encoding DUF7305 domain-containing protein yields the protein MNPSISKSQINYGFKIHGQVKTSDEPLTFSMPNFPVFPNLPIHPNMVEGTHNVIAEGNLNITNYQVANFTLHLNSDYKFNQINMNSGRTLNINIGNQDRVIVVEQLNIENGFINILGTGKLTIYVNNNITFNNGRINSEDKTQNLTIYLKGSGNPSHPKVVNISGSQKIYASLYAEDADVQLFNSGGFQGNIITGGKNVNLSGSATANVRAIYAPNAKVSVDAGANVKGVVISNEFSMSGNTTLEYTDVKGDPFLESLFGGNVSYKPIWK
- a CDS encoding ABC transporter ATP-binding protein, whose product is MIKVKNLVKKYGNFTAVNDISFEVNKGSIFGLIGPNGAGKTTTMRIMSTLLTKTDGDIEIGGQSLFSDIKRSRRMLGYMPDFFGVYDDLKVYEYLEFYGEASGCTLADVRKMSPDLLELVGLNHKRDDYVNNLSRGMKQRLCLARTLIHQPDVLILDEPASGLDPRARVELRNILRELRKMGKTVIISSHILLELSELCTDIGIIVNGQMPIWGPIDQVLSRVQGDVLLDIKVLENIDEAKVWLLEQSSIRDVNINNLGSFEVLFSGSDHEIGQLLREMSNRFLVTGFNPKKQNLEEIFMQLTEVEKYEG
- a CDS encoding ABC transporter permease, which gives rise to MKVNPLLTNELRLRMRNWRTFGMVSVYLLVLGGIGILFFSTSLWEIRSGYADLAKVGRFLFIFLSVIQFLMIFFLVPGFTANSISSEKEKQTFDLLVCTQLSPLSIVGGKLFAALSTVVLVIFASLPVYGFVFLLGGVSLGEVIKLVVIYIYAAFVYGSYYIFLSTKFKKSQSAVIFSYGVALVLLGLTLIMTAIIVAIFQSQGKDGPFPFLLVLNPGIIAEWIYPEIEEPLRFFSFGLYPFVGFFSWLKFWHMGVVTNLTLSVLSLYGATVAVNPLKKGKRSG